GCAAAATTCCTTTATTACTATGGTTGTTGGGGTTAtttctatgaatatagttctctcTTGTGCTGTAGAATTGTGTTGTTTGGTGACTTTCCAGTGCAATCATCAAACCTCTAAAAGTAAGGATATTTCTCAATAGGAAAAATTCCATCCTTTTGAAGATGAGGATCTCCTTCATGTTTCATGTAAGTAGCGCATTTGTTTTCTGAATGAATTTTTGGACCATTAAGATGAATTTATTTGCCCTAACATCACGAATATCACGCTAGACTAAGAGTACGATTTTGATTAAACATTGGTAAACTTGATAAGTGACCAAGTATGAAATCCAGGGTTGAAAAATATAAAATGGAATCCCAAGCCTCTATTTGAAAGGCCTCTTAGTGGATCTCTCAAACACTCCTTACCaagagaaaattaaagaaaaatagtgAAGTCTTTTTGTCCTTTGACATTAAAGCAAAGTTACTTTTAGTCAAATTTTGGAAGGATGGTTTGTTAATATGTTTTAGCAAACTTAAACTTTGTCAACTTCCTctgtcttcttcctcttcttttctcctcaTTTTTCAATTAGATTTCACTCtctattttatatgccattttttatATGAGTGGGCCCTCATTCCACAACTTGTCAATAAAAGAATTACCTATAAATATAAAATTGTaaacaattatttaaaaaaaaatcaaaatcataagaaGTAAATCAATATATTGCCAGGTGAATGAATGGGAACTTGTAGGGGaagaaaatataaaatgaaaataaaacatcatattttctttagaaaaataaaataatgtggTATTCAAAAGCTACATAACCAATTGCACATCGGCGTGAAGGGTTTCTCTCTTCAGCCATTTGTTGATGGCTATAATGTGAATGATGCATTTTATTTATTGCTTTATTATTTCTTTCCAAGGTACTTGGGCTCATGGTAAAAGCATAATTGCTGTTTTCAACTTATTGGCGATTGAGTTTTTATTCATTAATATATTATTGTTGCGAGAATTATTGTCACATTGAGTTATTATTACTTGTATTTAAAAGAAATAGTGAGATGAGTGAATTAAATTGTTTAGAAAATATGCTTTAGAGTAAATAGGCACGGCTTCATTGAGCACCTATGAATTTGTGATAAAAAAGTGCGAGAGACAATGTACAATGCAACAAATAAATTGGTTGATGTATAATAATGTGAGAGACAATGTACAATCCAACAAATAAATTTGGCTCATGTATAATAATGAAGACATGGGATGGGGGATTTCCATTTTTTAGAGGGTGAAAGTattataattaattgatgacaatgGTTATTGTTGATGAATGTAATTTAAGAAAAAGTTTGTATGTGCACAAGTTATCACCATCCTTAATATAATCATATCACACCTTTGAGCACATTACACATTTCaatttagcaattttaacaatattaaatttcatattaataattgtaACAATATTAAAAAGTAAACTAGTTTCATAATCAAGTAATAATGACCATGATTATTGTTCATCCATGTGATTTAAGGAGAAATTTGTATGTATACAAATTCTAACTACCCCTAATGAAATTGTATAATACCTATCAGcataacaaaaaaattaataatatcacttttttattatattaaaacaTAAACTATTAATAATATTCAATTCTAATTCTAACATaaatagatttatatattttttactttagaACCAACATAAAAGCTGTAacttgaaaataataatttttattgtgttAATAATGACATGATTCATCTTGGGGGCCTTTTCTCATATAGCCTCCCACAATTGTAAATACTCTAGTGCAACATAATCTGTCATTTCCAATGATTGATGGAAAGATTTTTCCTAGTTCTTTGATGTCCAAGAAAATCAACACTGCCTGTTAGTTTTGCATGTCATTCTGTACAATTTTGCAAGAACACCCACAAGAGGAGAATTTATGTATGTTGTAGGTTCAAGCATGCTAGATTTGGTCCTGAGGTCTACAAAACGATCATATTTATCTGGGCCCCCCACTATTGCCCCAATTAGTGTGTTTGGATTGGAAGAATCTTTGTGAAACCAGTTCATAAAaccttcaatgcatttgatcttcctTGGTTGTTGATGAATGGAAACTACAGATGCTCCTCTGTGATGTGGTTGCCTTGGATATTTGGAACCGTATCCTACCATATATGAAATGCCCAGAGGATTCCTTCCTAATAAATAATCAATCTGCAAAGGATATGATTAGGATTCATTATATTGTATGCTCCAAAATACAAAAACAGATAATGTAGTGTGCTTACTTGTAGCTTTGCGAAGCCCATAACGTCGTTGGGTTTAAAGAGAGTGTTGCCGCATGACAATGTTCGCTTCTTAGCTGATAGTAAATCACTGTATCTTGCCATCAAAAAAGCAGCACTGGTAACATATTGAGTGTTGGCGCCATCTCTAACATACAACAAACCTCCTGTAACAAAAGAATTGTATTACAGATATCACTAAGAGAATTTTGAGGGCTATGATTAGAAGAGGAGTAGTAACAGAGGATTTATATGGTTGTGACTAGAAAAAGGAATGATTGTTAGTGGTACTGGTGAAGAGATAGAGAGTTCACCTGGGGTGGTTTTAACAGAACGAATGGGACTGCCTGGAAGAAGTGAACAAACAAAGCGTTCTGCATTACTTCTATAGGCTGAGAATTGAGCTTCCCCTTGGAAATATAACTGGTTGGTGAAGTGCATAAGTTAGCTTTAAGCTAGAGTATGtttatattacattttatttaaaaaattgcaCCAATCAGTCTACGCTTACGTCTGTTAGAAGCACTTGAACTCCAGcatatttgaggtcccagttgaaTTCATTAACATATGCCTTTACATCGTCGTGCTGGATAATATAGTTGGAATAATATGAGGATTTGGTAGGTCTGTATAGCCAAGATGCAGCCCATAGAAGCTCGTCCTGAGATCATATTTACAAGTGCATATGTTAAAAGAAAACCAAATTCTGGTTACAAGTGCATATGTTAAGAGAAAACCAAAGTCTTCTTACATTGTAGCCTGAAACAGAGCAATAAAATGGACACTCTCCTCCGTAGGTGCCCTTGTATCGATCGGCAAAGCTGAAGAGCTGAAGGGAAACATGAATGGCCGGTTAGAAAGAAGATGGATGTATAAGGTTTTTCTCAAAATGGATGGATGAAACTTGTTGATTTTGCTGTGTTAGTTAACAGCTATGTTTTCTATTTTACTTGAGCACCCAAACATACCGATTGAGAACGTTGGAGGAGAAGGTGTGAGTAACGAGGGTTTGTGAATCTGAAAACAATGGAGGAGGCAGCCAAGGCTGCGGCCGTTTCTGCTGCAATTTCTGATCCAGGGGTGTCTTTATCAATCTTGTAAAGAGATCGAGGAGTGTCCATATCTTCTGGACGCTCCCAACAATTATGGTCTGCCTGGGGATCACCCACCTATTTCATGCATCAAGATCAACCTCGTcagtttttcataatcttgaagaATGAATGCTGAATATTTTAGATTAGATTTCTTTACCTGAACCCATAATTCATTTGGAGTTGCACTAGCCTTGAGAAAGTAGTCAGTTCCCCATCTAATAGCGTCCCTTGCATTCTGAATCTCTCCTGCAGCTTTCAACTCTTTCCCATAATCCAGTGTGCCCCAAGCGAGTGTGGTGATAGTGAATGCCATGGGAAGCCCATATTTCACGTTATCGCCTGCATCGTAGTAACCCCCAGCTAAATCAACCTGCAGTTGAGTTGCACATAAAATTTTGTATGGAGTCAATTTGGAATGATAGTATGATCCACttctatttttatttctaaataaattgAATAGGGATTTATTTCTGCTTCTACTTACGTTTTGCAACTTCCCATCTGTGAGGCCAGAATCTCCTCTCCACTTTACTCGCTGGGATTGTGGGAGTTTACCGGATCGTTGGGCCTCTAGAAAGAGGATAGACTTAGATAGAGCATCTCTGTAATCGAATTCTCCACGAACCACCTGCCACTCACCACAAAACAGCAACAACACCACTGCCAAAAGCGCTTCCATTGCCTTGGCCATATGGAttctcttctttctttgatatgCAATTTAGAATTGTGCGCTAAATTTATAGACTTGTTAGTCGTGGTATAAAGCTAGTATTTATAACGAGGACTGTGTATGAGTTTCTGTTGCTGAGTAATGCATGGGAACTGCAAGATTTAGAGCATGGGACACCACAAAATAAACGATAAATACTCAGCACCTCAAACAGTTAATACGAGAAatcaggttgatgccttatatcATTTGTCTTTTTTTCGATTGTTGTTCACAAGAATTATACGTTTCACAAGATATATACGTTTTACCTTCAATtttgatttgttcttgttcacAAGAATTATAAGTTTTAGCATTTGTTTTGATTTGTATTATTTTCCGTCTGCACCGCAATGCTACCGTTAGTAATTATCGTTGTTCGTTGATGAATGGTAAGGGAGAAAACGATTCTAATTACAGGCTAAGGCAGGTGAAAGTTTGTAGTTTGATTTAAGATATAATACTATTGTTAAAATTCGGTTTTAGGATTAATGCTTTAATATAATATACATACGTGTAGTAAGTAattattgtattatatatttgtatcaagtattggaaaaatatttttggtttacATGATGTTATActatactttaaaaaataaaatctgaATTTAATTGTTTATTGTAAGGTATTTGTCAATAGTATAGTCATTatcattcaatattttcaataggagttgcataagagaaaagagaaatgaaagttgcaataagctggTCTTTAGCCTCATCATAGTTCTCACCACTCTAGTTCAAAAAAAGAAAAGCCATTTAGAGGACACTCCCTACTTGTATCCTCCTTTGCTTGCAGTGGCTGGTTCAAGCCTCTTCCGTAGTGAAAAGTCATTTGAAGTAAAACAAGAGTTTCTCAATAAGGAGTGGTAGGCCATATAAGACCTACTATTGTTAGATCAATCTTAGTTTCTCTAGTGCTCGCATGTTGGTTTCCTCAATCTTCTATGGTTTCTAgttgttttttattagattaagtAAGGAATGACCCCAAACCATTAGACATCCAAATAAAATGGCATGGGAGAGAGATGCGTCTTTCATCTTTAGAGGAAAATTTCCTTTTGGAACTACTAGGATGAGGAGGCTTCTGGTCATGATCATTAGGAGAATTATACGGTGCAGTGGGGTTGAGAGTGGGGTTTTATCCAAGCAGTAATTGTAAATGGTATAAATGAAGCCCTTATATAAGGGCGggtaaaaatctttaaaaaaacacTTGTCCagggaagaaaataaaaataatggaTAACTAACAAGCTTATTATGTCTTAAGTGATTAAGAATGGGGAAATTGTACCTGTGGATTGTTACAAATTGTCCCTCCAATATGAAGTACTTTATCATATGGTAGGTAATGGATCCTCACAATAATGaaatgttttcttttctaaatcgATTCTAGTGTCTCTTTAGTCCCTCACCATTCTCTAGAAACATTGAAATGCACTCCTCATAAGAATTTGTTTACTTATTCGAGAGACTTTTTTTCCATCACACTTCAATGCAATCACTCGAACAATAATCTCTTCTGAAACCTCTAAATTGATACCACCCACCATAAATCTCCCACTTTTCATGCTATTCATAAACTAGGAcaagaggtcatcatcactaccttTCATAATTATGAAGAATACTGTGATTCCTCTCCTATCATAGATGTCTCACACTTGTGTATTCTTTTTTAATAAGACATACAAGGTGCATTGAACAAGAAAATGTTgcccaccaccccccccccccctccccatgTGATTGTAACTTTCTCACACCCAAGAATAGAGCTACATGCCGTTGGTCTTAATTATGGCGAACATTCCAGGAACCCTATTGTGCAACCACAGTTTGGAGAGTTGATACAAGTCCTCCTTTTAAGTAGCTTACCTCATGTTGGATGGAGAAGCATTCCTGCCACTTGGGGCCAAGGTATCAAGTTTTCCTCGTTAGATGCTCCACACTCTTGGGCTTAGTTATGGTGACTGTTCCAGGTGTCTTATCGTGCTTCTTCTCCAACCCCTATTATGGTTGATTATGGGAAACGGAGTTCTATATTCTATATTTGTAGGGTTAGTACCAAAGTttacattggaaaggaaatttataattaatattctatatttcttatttttaattGAACATTTGATTTTAGGGAAAGATTTAGGATCATCCCAAAAGGGAACATTACACGTTGACACTAACTGGGAATAAAAAATAAAGTAaatttagaagacaattatttagaATTAGACTGATATGAATGGTCTAAATAGGAAACTTATTTCTAGTTTATAATACCTGCATTATTTCTATTTCTCCATTGGGTTGGAGATAAGCTAATTTTCAAAATAGATGATAAAAGGTTTTCCCATTGAGATAACCCACTTCTTGAAAGAAATTTAGAGACATATCTTGGTTCAAGTTTCACAACTTGTGATGATATCAAAGGATCATAGTGAAAGTTGAATAGTGAAATGGTTCGTCCTAAAAAAGCCTCTAAGAAAGTTAGAAGTAGTAGTAACAAAGAAATTAGTAGTTGAGTATCACTCAAAAAGATTTGCAGGACAATATGAATCATCAAgaaaaatcaattgaaaacaaaaaaGTGTAATGTTCCCAATTTTTACGTgacatttataattaaatttacgtTTATTAAGtggtaaaaattattaaaaatatttaaatgatgatttaatgtaattattttaattaaattatatatatatatatatatatatatatatatcactttatTATAATAAAGTTCTCCAAAGTATAATAAACATTTTAATCAGCTAAGACGACCTAATGTTCTAGATGCTTCTTGGAGTTCTTTATAGGGAGACTGGATGGAAGAAGAAAGgcatgattgatttgatgaatttgtctaatgctttacATTATCTCATCAGTGAGGACAAAAACCTTCAATCATAAGGATGGTTGGATGGAAACTTGGATCTTCCAATGGATTAGAAGATTTCCTAGCCGATAAAGGATGTTGGCTAAATTTGGGCGAAATTTTGTTAATTTATGAAGAAATCCTTGTGGATGAAGAATTGACACCCTTAGCCATGTCACAACCATTTAATTAGCCTTATTTTGTTCTGATTATTTCAGGCGAACTGACGCATGCATCATATTTAACAGACATAAGACACAACACATTCAGATGAAGCATGGTAGTGAAGATTTAAAAGACTGTCATTCTTCTCACATCATAGGAAAAGTGTTCTTCAACATGACTGAGGTGGCATCTTTCCAACATTTGTGCAAGATTACCAAGTAGTGTGGGAAATATATATTGGTAACACCATTTAAGGCCGATTATAATTACTTGTTTCTGATTTGACTGTCAAGTTGCTTTTCGTTAGGAAATCGTGGTACATTCCTAGCGCATCTCATAAAAATGGAAATGATTTTTCGATGTGCAATAGGTTTTGATCAGATACTGGCAAGGTTAAGAAAGTAAGAAAATAATTACTTCAATCTACTTCAAATCCCTCACTTGTATGATTACATTTCTATTTTGAGCTTACTGTTTCCGTAGATTTGGGTGGCATTTGAGGAGATGGATTTAGGAGGGAAAAATGAACATTttgtttcatcatttttttctctttgttctctttgtcTACTACTGGTTGAAATAATAGAGTATAAGCATTTGAAATAatgcatttcaattacatttactgACTGTGAGTTTCCAACTCATGTGTCCCACACAATGAAGCATATGAAGTACATCTTCAAGTGGGATTGTGCGACAATCTAGAGGGTGATCATTATTATAGTGGGCGAAGAGGTTCTTAATCTAAAGGTTCCTCAACTTTTTTTCCTTCTCAGGTTGTTTTTGTATTCCTATCTAATGCATTTGATTTTCTTCAGAATTATGGATCTTTGTTCCATTTGTGTTCTATATGTCATGGTCGGGTTCATATCTATTGATCATGATAATTAAAGGGTTGTGAAAAAGCATGACTTGTTTAATGGTAAGGGATGGATAGATGAATTTTCCCTAAAAAATGTTTGAAGAGGAAGCCCCATTATGTTGGTGTATATAATACTATGGAAATAGGTCTTGAATCAAACAACTGTAATATCTTTGACGATGAACTAGGTTTGTTCTTTAAGCAGATTTCTTTTTCAGAGGCATCACAAATTTCAAAACTCTTTTATTCACTGCATCACCTGGTTCTACATCAACTGCGTCAACATAGGATTGAGAATATCTCAATCTGGCTACActtttaaaatattcttttaattatGAGGAATTCTACATGCTCATTTAGACCCTTCTCAATAAaatgtattattttttatataaattcaaGAGGGATCTCTTAATAGggcaaaaatatattcaataaaatgtATGATGACTGACTTCTTTGAGCCCTTGTCACACATGGTTTGAATTAAATTTTATCACACAAGATCCCTCCAAGGATCAAAAACCTCTAGGCTTCCTCATAGTCGGATCTAGGGCCATCTCCGTTAGTGTTTTCCACAATTCAATTCAAATCCTCTTCCTCCTTGGTTTGCAACACCACCTGTATTTCTCCATCTTCTAGAGTATCACTTCATTGTTCCTCCTGATTGGTGTTTTGCCGTTCTCTCTCGTATTTTCCTATTTGATCCTCTTTCCCTTCTTCAACCATCTGGTTTTTGGGTTTTTCCATGTTAGTTTTCCCATGTTTCTCGAAGGTATGAGGGATGCTAACACTTTGGGGTTCTTCtgccatttttttctttttcagcaatCTTCGGTTGCTTAGAAGGTTTTTTGGCTCTCCATTGCGTTGtcttatctttcttctctttctatttggCGACCTGTAGAGGGCATTTTCTAGAATTATGCCTCGATTTTTTGCAGTGAAAACATGcaaaagggacactttcatattctATAGGTTGGATCCACTTCCCCAATCTGGAGTTAATCTTGATAGATAATGGCATATTCGTGCCTTGCATAACTCCCATACAAATCCTTGCAAAGGTAAGTATTCTTCTAGCTATTGTGATAGGATCCATAGATAAGAGTTCCCAAAAGGAAC
This window of the Cryptomeria japonica unplaced genomic scaffold, Sugi_1.0 HiC_scaffold_486, whole genome shotgun sequence genome carries:
- the LOC131073297 gene encoding endoglucanase 16-like, which produces MAKAMEALLAVVLLLFCGEWQVVRGEFDYRDALSKSILFLEAQRSGKLPQSQRVKWRGDSGLTDGKLQNVDLAGGYYDAGDNVKYGLPMAFTITTLAWGTLDYGKELKAAGEIQNARDAIRWGTDYFLKASATPNELWVQVGDPQADHNCWERPEDMDTPRSLYKIDKDTPGSEIAAETAAALAASSIVFRFTNPRYSHLLLQRSQSLFSFADRYKGTYGGECPFYCSVSGYNDELLWAASWLYRPTKSSYYSNYIIQHDDVKAYVNEFNWDLKYAGVQVLLTDLYFQGEAQFSAYRSNAERFVCSLLPGSPIRSVKTTPGGLLYVRDGANTQYVTSAAFLMARYSDLLSAKKRTLSCGNTLFKPNDVMGFAKLQSDAGPGEGRDFEFEIRTRRETLQWTSKPGGGRKGWISGLPDSSEPNGKDLVDGNPKAGDKLLDPDGGDGASCARHSPRKGPICRDNGRS